The Sorangiineae bacterium MSr11367 genome window below encodes:
- a CDS encoding PQQ-dependent sugar dehydrogenase, producing MRLGATIFSLGLVAVVGASALGAGCSNSDEAKDRGDGGDGGPIQADPAPYGLDTRPSNTTCKAPARPPSTASVKLQQVFANVDVGNPMMMAQLPGDGSRWFVAERNGKILSFPVQNPPNTPREDLNIENQITDLGSEGGLLGLAFHPKFAQNGFVYLSYTTGTDEAIVSTIKRFTSAAKNGTAFAAQSDVLSFNQERAGNHKGGCVQFGPDGFLYASFGDGGGGGDQFKHGQDTNTATPSWFAKVLRIDIDHGNPYAIPSDNPFANDTTEKKKEIYAHGFRNPFRFSFDIGKPGREGTGELWLGDVGQDNWEEIDKVRKGGNYGWSIKEGTHCFPPNTTNCSSAGLIDPVYDYPQPNGNARAVTGGRVYRGKAIPELVGKYVFADSSSGEVWTLSFDPTTGKPVIVKINDSGTGGTFTSVAEDADGELYLTALGNKIYKVVPNVKPPASTFPQKLSQTGCVDPANPQNPASGLIPYGVNSPLWSDGAEKERYVALPDNEKIHVNADGDFDLPKGTVLVKTFSIGGKRIETRLFMRHDDGDWGGYSYEWNDEQTDATLLASNKSKPVGSQTWYYPSRSDCVSCHSTAAGRSLGLELGQLNGDFVYVSTKRLSNQLATFDHIGLFDAPLGGAPETLAKFPKPTGDGNLGDRASAYLHANCSFCHRPNGIGGGGTDFRYATTLPNRKACNANPENGNMGITGAKIIAPGAPEKSLVSVRVHTLDTSKRMPPLATSLVDDQGSKVLDDWIRALTSCTPTDAGP from the coding sequence ATGCGACTCGGAGCGACCATCTTTTCGTTGGGACTCGTAGCGGTGGTGGGTGCATCCGCACTCGGGGCGGGCTGCAGCAACAGCGACGAGGCAAAGGACAGAGGCGATGGGGGCGACGGCGGTCCCATTCAGGCCGATCCTGCGCCCTACGGGCTCGATACGCGCCCCAGCAACACCACGTGCAAAGCCCCCGCGCGCCCGCCCAGCACGGCCTCGGTCAAGTTGCAGCAGGTCTTCGCCAACGTGGACGTGGGCAATCCCATGATGATGGCGCAGCTCCCGGGCGACGGTTCGCGATGGTTCGTCGCGGAGCGAAACGGGAAAATCCTGAGCTTCCCGGTGCAAAATCCGCCCAACACGCCGCGCGAGGATTTGAATATCGAGAATCAGATTACCGATTTGGGAAGCGAGGGAGGGCTTTTGGGACTCGCCTTTCATCCCAAGTTCGCGCAAAACGGATTCGTCTATCTTTCGTATACGACCGGCACCGACGAAGCCATCGTTTCCACCATCAAGCGATTCACCAGCGCGGCCAAGAATGGAACGGCATTCGCTGCGCAATCGGACGTACTCTCATTCAATCAAGAGCGGGCGGGAAATCACAAGGGCGGATGCGTCCAGTTCGGACCTGACGGGTTCCTTTACGCCTCGTTCGGCGACGGCGGTGGTGGCGGCGACCAATTCAAGCACGGGCAGGATACGAATACGGCGACGCCGTCGTGGTTCGCCAAGGTGCTGCGCATCGATATCGACCATGGCAATCCGTACGCCATTCCGAGCGACAATCCCTTCGCGAACGATACGACGGAAAAGAAGAAAGAGATTTATGCGCACGGCTTCCGCAATCCGTTCCGATTTTCGTTCGACATCGGAAAGCCAGGGCGCGAGGGTACCGGGGAACTCTGGCTCGGCGACGTCGGTCAGGACAATTGGGAGGAGATCGACAAAGTTCGCAAAGGTGGAAATTACGGGTGGTCCATCAAAGAAGGGACGCATTGTTTCCCGCCCAATACGACCAATTGCTCCAGCGCGGGCCTCATCGACCCCGTGTACGACTACCCGCAGCCCAATGGCAATGCGCGCGCAGTGACCGGCGGGCGCGTCTACCGCGGAAAGGCCATTCCCGAGTTGGTGGGGAAGTACGTATTCGCGGATTCGTCGTCGGGCGAGGTCTGGACCCTGAGCTTCGATCCGACGACCGGAAAGCCCGTCATCGTCAAGATCAACGACTCGGGCACCGGCGGAACGTTCACGTCGGTGGCCGAGGACGCGGACGGGGAGCTTTACCTCACCGCGCTGGGGAACAAGATTTACAAGGTCGTGCCCAATGTGAAGCCGCCGGCGTCGACCTTCCCGCAGAAGCTTTCGCAAACGGGGTGCGTCGATCCGGCCAATCCGCAGAATCCCGCGTCGGGACTCATTCCGTACGGCGTCAACAGCCCGCTCTGGTCCGACGGCGCGGAAAAGGAGCGGTACGTCGCGCTTCCGGATAACGAGAAGATTCACGTCAATGCCGACGGTGATTTCGATCTTCCCAAGGGCACCGTGCTCGTGAAGACGTTCTCCATCGGCGGAAAGCGCATCGAGACGCGGTTGTTCATGCGCCATGACGACGGCGATTGGGGCGGGTATTCCTACGAGTGGAACGACGAGCAGACCGACGCGACGTTGCTCGCGTCGAACAAGTCGAAGCCGGTGGGCAGCCAGACCTGGTACTACCCGAGTCGCTCCGATTGCGTGTCGTGCCACTCCACGGCGGCGGGGCGCTCGCTCGGTTTGGAGCTGGGCCAGCTCAATGGTGACTTCGTGTACGTCTCCACGAAGCGGCTTTCCAATCAGCTCGCAACGTTCGACCACATCGGGCTGTTCGACGCGCCACTCGGGGGCGCACCGGAGACGCTGGCGAAGTTCCCCAAGCCCACCGGCGACGGCAACCTCGGCGATCGCGCGTCGGCGTATCTGCACGCGAACTGCTCCTTCTGCCACCGGCCCAACGGCATCGGCGGCGGCGGAACCGACTTCCGCTATGCGACGACCTTACCCAACCGCAAAGCATGCAACGCCAATCCGGAAAACGGCAACATGGGCATCACCGGCGCAAAGATCATCGCCCCCGGAGCCCCCGAGAAATCACTGGTCTCGGTGCGGGTGCACACCCTCGACACCTCGAAGCGCATGCCCCCCCTGGCCACCAGCCTCGTCGACGACCAAGGCTCGAAAGTCCTCGACGACTGGATCCGCGCCCTCACGAGCTGCACCCCCACCGACGCCGGCCCCTGA
- a CDS encoding helix-turn-helix domain-containing protein produces the protein MTSELHSQLVERMVVTLRAAFPDLTFEIDDGSREGDGIAIRWIPADALLPQDLEVGGPASFSPTESSEVVPHSTERPSGSYLLDEPLSSEDLLSPLRSYLRGVFASGTPEMKHAARRLGMSTRTLQRRLHRVGTSFTQEVDDTRRELACQLVLEADCPLREIAMRLGFVDVGSFFRAFRRWTQTSPRQYRLRATTTEAEAVATVAS, from the coding sequence TTGACGAGCGAGCTTCATAGCCAATTAGTAGAACGAATGGTCGTCACGCTGCGTGCGGCGTTTCCCGATCTAACGTTCGAGATCGACGATGGGAGCCGCGAGGGCGATGGTATCGCCATTCGATGGATCCCTGCTGACGCACTTCTTCCGCAGGACTTGGAGGTAGGGGGGCCAGCCAGCTTCTCCCCCACCGAGTCGTCGGAGGTCGTGCCGCATTCGACGGAACGGCCATCGGGCAGTTATCTGCTCGACGAGCCTCTATCGAGCGAAGATTTGCTCAGTCCACTCCGGAGCTATCTTCGTGGCGTCTTCGCCAGCGGTACACCGGAGATGAAACACGCCGCAAGGCGGTTGGGCATGAGCACACGGACCCTGCAGCGCCGGCTGCACCGTGTGGGAACGAGCTTTACGCAGGAGGTCGATGACACCCGCCGCGAGCTCGCATGTCAGTTGGTGCTGGAGGCCGATTGTCCACTGCGCGAGATCGCCATGCGTCTCGGGTTCGTCGACGTGGGTTCGTTCTTCCGGGCCTTTCGTCGCTGGACGCAGACGTCGCCGCGCCAATACCGCTTGCGCGCCACGACGACCGAAGCGGAAGCCGTCGCCACCGTCGCCAGCTGA
- a CDS encoding histidine triad nucleotide-binding protein, with protein MGCLFCNIVEGKVPAKLAYENEHVLAFHDIRPMAPTHVLVIPRKHIVGIGEATEEDVNVLGQVMLAGRHVAETLKLEDGYRLVVNNGENAGQSVFHLHLHVLGGRPLAWPPG; from the coding sequence ATGGGCTGCCTATTTTGCAACATCGTTGAAGGAAAAGTGCCGGCGAAGCTCGCGTACGAGAACGAGCATGTTTTGGCGTTCCACGACATCCGTCCGATGGCGCCAACGCACGTGCTGGTGATCCCGCGCAAGCACATCGTCGGCATCGGCGAGGCGACGGAGGAGGACGTGAACGTGCTCGGGCAGGTGATGCTCGCCGGCCGTCACGTCGCCGAGACGTTGAAGCTGGAAGACGGCTACCGCCTCGTGGTGAACAACGGTGAAAACGCGGGCCAGAGCGTCTTTCACCTGCACTTGCACGTCTTGGGCGGGCGACCCCTGGCCTGGCCGCCCGGCTGA
- a CDS encoding carbon starvation protein A: MHHAALWMLGALAVLAIAYRYYSAFLAAKVLCLDAAFVTPAHQFNDGHNFHPTNRWVLFGHHFAAITGAGPLIGPVLAAQFGFYPGFLWILFGVVLAGAVHDFIILVASTRRKGKSLAEIARDELGPTLGTVTAVAILFIIVIALAGLGNVVVGALAESAWGVFTVSSSIPIAFAMGIYIYKVRGGSTRGIREASLFGVVLLFLALVLGKTVGDSSFAEHLKFSRTTLTLGMGAYGFIASVLPVWLLLCPRDYLSSYLKIGTILLLVFGVIIVNPPIQMPGVTQWASGGGPILKGPLFPFVFITIACGAISGFHALVGSGTTPKMVNQETDCRMIGYGAMLMEGLVGITALIAACVMPPEDYVAINTDPKIAVVASSATQNEGLARSRAELEAAGVQFNEHDRGLLGLGAGASVGSLEGKKLPASKVLALSNPALAALGYHVDPAAPRATTLDDSDFARLGLHVKELPGLSQSAGEVVAARTGGGVSLAVGMARVFSGLPGMSTLLSYWYHFAIMFEALFILTTIDTGTRIGRFLMQEFLGRIRPELGVRSESGKQNMAGGILATLIIVGGWTYFILTGTISTLWPMFGVANQLLACCALAVGTTILLRDAKRRVYALVTALPLVFVATTTITAGVQSIFTLYLPMTTNAATRTNGYINISVTTLLLVCVVMIIGGSALRWLSVIRTPRRQELIAAE, from the coding sequence ATGCACCATGCTGCCCTTTGGATGCTCGGAGCCCTTGCGGTTCTTGCGATTGCGTATCGCTACTACTCAGCATTTCTCGCGGCAAAGGTCCTGTGCCTCGACGCGGCCTTCGTCACGCCGGCGCATCAGTTCAACGATGGCCACAACTTTCACCCGACCAACCGTTGGGTGCTTTTTGGTCACCATTTTGCGGCCATTACGGGCGCGGGTCCGCTGATCGGACCCGTTCTGGCGGCGCAATTCGGTTTCTATCCCGGTTTCCTCTGGATCCTCTTCGGCGTCGTTCTCGCGGGCGCCGTGCACGATTTCATCATCCTGGTGGCCAGCACGCGCCGCAAAGGTAAGAGCCTTGCGGAGATTGCGCGCGACGAACTGGGGCCCACCCTGGGCACGGTCACCGCGGTCGCCATCCTCTTCATCATCGTCATCGCCCTTGCGGGCCTCGGTAACGTGGTCGTCGGCGCCCTGGCCGAAAGCGCGTGGGGCGTCTTCACTGTGAGCTCCTCGATCCCGATTGCGTTCGCCATGGGCATCTACATCTACAAGGTGCGCGGGGGAAGCACGCGCGGCATCCGCGAGGCCTCGCTCTTCGGCGTGGTGCTCCTCTTTCTCGCGCTCGTCCTCGGCAAGACCGTGGGCGATTCGTCGTTTGCCGAGCACCTCAAGTTCTCGCGCACGACGCTCACCCTCGGCATGGGGGCCTATGGATTCATCGCCAGCGTCTTGCCGGTGTGGCTGCTCCTCTGCCCGCGCGATTACCTTTCGAGCTACCTCAAGATCGGCACCATTCTGCTTTTGGTCTTCGGCGTCATCATCGTCAATCCGCCCATTCAAATGCCGGGCGTGACGCAATGGGCGTCGGGCGGTGGGCCAATCCTCAAAGGCCCGCTCTTTCCCTTCGTGTTCATCACCATTGCGTGTGGCGCGATCAGCGGCTTTCACGCGTTGGTGGGCAGCGGCACCACGCCCAAAATGGTCAATCAAGAGACCGATTGTCGCATGATCGGCTACGGCGCCATGCTCATGGAGGGCCTGGTCGGCATTACGGCGCTCATTGCGGCGTGTGTCATGCCGCCGGAAGATTATGTGGCCATCAACACGGACCCGAAGATTGCCGTGGTGGCGTCGAGCGCGACCCAGAACGAGGGGCTCGCGCGTTCGCGGGCAGAGCTCGAGGCGGCGGGCGTGCAATTCAATGAGCACGATCGGGGGCTCCTGGGCCTTGGCGCGGGCGCGTCGGTTGGTTCCCTCGAGGGCAAAAAGCTACCAGCCTCCAAGGTGCTGGCGCTCTCCAATCCCGCGCTGGCGGCATTGGGGTACCACGTCGACCCGGCCGCCCCGCGTGCGACCACGCTCGACGATTCCGATTTTGCGCGACTCGGTCTTCACGTCAAAGAGCTCCCCGGCCTTTCGCAAAGCGCCGGCGAGGTCGTGGCCGCGCGCACGGGCGGTGGCGTGTCGCTCGCCGTGGGCATGGCCCGCGTCTTCAGCGGCCTGCCCGGCATGAGCACCTTGCTGTCCTATTGGTACCACTTTGCCATCATGTTCGAGGCGTTGTTCATCCTGACGACCATCGACACGGGCACGCGCATCGGACGATTCCTGATGCAGGAGTTCCTCGGGCGCATCCGGCCCGAACTGGGCGTGCGCTCGGAGAGTGGTAAACAGAATATGGCGGGCGGCATCCTGGCGACGCTCATTATCGTCGGAGGTTGGACGTATTTCATTCTCACCGGCACCATCTCCACGCTCTGGCCGATGTTCGGCGTGGCCAATCAGCTTCTCGCTTGTTGCGCTCTTGCCGTTGGCACCACCATTCTACTGCGCGACGCCAAACGCCGCGTATATGCCTTGGTTACGGCGCTGCCGCTCGTCTTCGTGGCCACCACGACCATCACGGCAGGTGTGCAAAGTATCTTCACACTTTATCTGCCAATGACGACAAACGCGGCAACCCGCACGAACGGATACATCAATATCTCCGTCACCACGTTGCTTCTGGTCTGCGTCGTCATGATCATTGGCGGCAGCGCTCTGCGGTGGCTATCGGTCATCCGTACGCCACGCAGGCAAGAGCTCATTGCGGCTGAGTGA
- a CDS encoding ABC transporter permease — MKNRTLLNAFRLAMTALGRNKTRSALTVLGILIGVSAVVTVTALATAASEKVGGQLDSFASNAIFISARPSQHGGQKRTNVRLTDNDVKSLDREAVSLAGVTSFSNTESQVVYADQNINTMIVGTTLPYFKVRKFQIARGAFWTESDELLKTKVCVIGQTVANKLFHGEDPVGRTVRVGRAPYTVLGLLAPKGNSAFGDDQDDRIMMPIGSYRARVSFSYGGKVDQILASASSEETTSRAISQITAILRARHRLPEGAEDDFKIASQDELKRMEGAIAAVLSLLLLGVAGVSLVVGGVGVMNIMLVSVSERTREIGIRMSIGARENDILTQFLVEAVVLSLIGGIAGIVLGMLAAFGLGYALDWRVVPSVPALVVALVTSGTIGICFGFLPARRAAKMDPIDALRTE, encoded by the coding sequence ATGAAGAATCGCACCCTCCTCAACGCGTTCCGCTTGGCCATGACCGCGTTGGGGCGCAACAAGACGCGCTCCGCGCTGACCGTGCTGGGCATTTTGATCGGCGTCTCGGCGGTGGTGACCGTCACCGCGTTGGCCACGGCGGCGAGCGAAAAGGTGGGCGGGCAGCTCGATAGCTTCGCCAGCAACGCGATCTTCATCTCCGCGCGCCCCTCGCAACACGGCGGCCAGAAGCGCACCAACGTGCGCCTCACCGACAACGACGTGAAGTCCTTGGACCGCGAGGCCGTGAGCCTGGCGGGCGTGACCTCGTTCAGTAATACGGAGTCGCAAGTCGTTTATGCCGATCAAAATATCAATACGATGATCGTCGGGACGACGTTGCCGTATTTCAAAGTACGGAAATTCCAAATTGCGCGCGGCGCATTTTGGACGGAGAGCGACGAGCTGCTGAAGACGAAGGTGTGCGTGATCGGTCAGACGGTGGCCAACAAGCTATTCCACGGCGAAGACCCCGTGGGGCGCACCGTTCGCGTCGGGCGCGCTCCGTACACCGTGCTGGGGCTGCTGGCGCCGAAAGGGAATTCGGCCTTCGGCGACGATCAGGACGATCGCATCATGATGCCCATCGGCAGCTACCGCGCGCGCGTATCGTTCTCGTACGGTGGCAAGGTCGATCAGATCTTGGCCAGCGCCTCGTCGGAGGAAACGACGTCCCGCGCCATCTCGCAGATCACCGCCATCTTGCGGGCGCGCCATCGGCTTCCCGAGGGCGCCGAGGATGATTTCAAGATTGCCTCTCAGGATGAATTGAAGCGGATGGAAGGCGCCATCGCGGCGGTGCTCTCCCTGCTGCTGCTCGGCGTGGCCGGCGTGAGCCTGGTGGTCGGCGGCGTGGGCGTGATGAACATCATGCTGGTCAGCGTTTCCGAGCGCACGCGCGAAATCGGTATTCGTATGTCCATCGGCGCGCGCGAAAACGACATATTGACTCAATTTCTGGTGGAGGCGGTGGTGCTCAGTTTAATCGGCGGCATCGCCGGGATCGTGCTGGGGATGCTGGCAGCCTTCGGGTTGGGGTACGCGCTCGATTGGCGCGTCGTTCCCAGTGTGCCGGCGCTGGTGGTGGCCTTGGTCACGAGCGGCACCATCGGCATCTGCTTTGGCTTTTTACCCGCGCGGCGAGCGGCGAAGATGGATCCCATCGACGCGCTCCGGACGGAATGA
- a CDS encoding efflux RND transporter periplasmic adaptor subunit, with product MSNSLFDPESARTTKMAPMTEELAQALASEEGGRLWLRRGVLAGVFVLAITAGLVWRAKHRPLPPAKYVTAAATVGDVFEKVQATGAVQPVLQVNVGAQVNGRVSQVFVDYNSQVKKGDVLAEIDAAVYGTQVAQGQANVVSQRAQVASAKAHTVEARLSYERTKRLYEQSLATRAALETARGAYDAAKATEESARATVGMGEAQLQAQKTNVGYTKIFSPVDGVVVTRSTDPGAMVIASYQSPTLFVIAQDLRKMRVLADIDEADVGRLKEQMDADAVVDAFPGESFHGIVQQVRFSPNNQAGVVTYSAVVEVANPDEKLRPGMTATITIRTREAKSVVRIPNAALRYRPSPPLGADGKPIAQPPEAPLAKGTGRVFVITSDKPGEEKAEPKVIAIGASDGIVTEVTDPSLKADTKVVTDELDFSKKKGGPF from the coding sequence ATGAGCAATTCGTTATTCGACCCGGAGTCCGCGCGGACGACCAAAATGGCCCCGATGACCGAGGAGTTGGCCCAGGCACTCGCCTCGGAAGAGGGTGGCCGGCTCTGGTTGCGTCGTGGTGTCTTGGCGGGTGTGTTCGTGCTCGCCATCACGGCCGGGCTCGTGTGGCGGGCGAAGCATCGTCCGCTGCCACCGGCGAAGTACGTTACCGCTGCCGCAACCGTCGGTGACGTGTTCGAGAAGGTTCAGGCAACCGGCGCGGTCCAACCGGTTCTTCAGGTCAACGTGGGTGCGCAGGTCAACGGCCGCGTGAGCCAGGTCTTCGTCGATTACAACTCGCAGGTGAAGAAGGGCGACGTGCTCGCCGAAATCGACGCGGCCGTGTACGGCACGCAGGTCGCGCAAGGTCAGGCGAACGTGGTCTCGCAGCGCGCGCAAGTCGCCAGCGCGAAGGCGCATACCGTCGAGGCGCGCCTCTCCTACGAGCGCACGAAGCGCCTCTACGAGCAGAGCCTCGCAACCAGAGCCGCCCTCGAGACCGCCCGCGGCGCGTACGATGCCGCGAAGGCTACGGAAGAATCCGCCCGCGCGACCGTGGGCATGGGTGAAGCGCAGCTGCAGGCGCAGAAGACCAACGTCGGCTACACGAAAATTTTCTCGCCGGTTGACGGCGTGGTGGTCACGCGCTCGACGGATCCCGGCGCGATGGTCATCGCGAGCTACCAATCGCCGACGCTCTTCGTCATCGCACAAGACCTGCGAAAGATGCGCGTGCTGGCCGACATCGACGAGGCCGACGTGGGCCGCCTCAAGGAGCAGATGGATGCCGACGCCGTGGTGGACGCGTTCCCCGGTGAGTCGTTCCACGGTATCGTGCAGCAGGTTCGTTTCAGCCCGAACAACCAAGCGGGCGTCGTCACGTACTCGGCCGTCGTCGAGGTGGCCAACCCGGACGAGAAGCTCCGTCCCGGCATGACGGCGACCATCACGATCCGCACGCGCGAAGCCAAGAGCGTGGTGCGCATTCCGAACGCGGCGCTCCGCTACCGTCCTTCGCCGCCGCTCGGTGCCGACGGCAAGCCGATCGCGCAGCCGCCCGAGGCGCCGCTGGCCAAGGGCACGGGCCGCGTCTTCGTCATCACCAGCGACAAGCCGGGCGAGGAGAAGGCGGAGCCGAAGGTCATCGCCATCGGCGCGAGCGACGGCATCGTCACCGAGGTGACCGATCCGTCCCTCAAGGCGGACACCAAAGTGGTGACCGACGAGCTTGATTTCTCGAAGAAGAAGGGTGGTCCGTTCTAG
- a CDS encoding PhzF family phenazine biosynthesis protein, whose protein sequence is MDMKFYWVDVFASAPLEGNPLSVVLDADALDEATMKRIAGEFNQAETTFILKPTRPGATYRLRSFTAPGTEVFGAGHNALGAWWLLAAGGFVQPGKDGGTRTTFQQEIGDEVLPVDVTYDAGKVQRIVMKHSVPAFGATLIETRALAEALGIEDDDIDVRRLPPQVVSTGAGHFLVPLRERRIVDRVRPDSEKLRSVLRQVGGEGCYVFALDPVDSTSTAYARFFNPTAGIVEDSATGTAAGPLAAQLVARTIVADGSVVIIEQGYAMGRPSKLEISVKGTDVRLAGRGVIAAEGVLHL, encoded by the coding sequence ATGGATATGAAGTTCTACTGGGTCGATGTCTTCGCCTCTGCACCCCTAGAGGGAAATCCGCTTTCCGTGGTCCTCGATGCCGACGCGCTCGATGAAGCCACGATGAAGCGCATCGCGGGGGAGTTCAACCAGGCCGAAACGACGTTCATCTTGAAGCCCACGCGCCCGGGGGCGACGTATCGGCTGCGTTCATTCACCGCACCCGGCACGGAGGTCTTCGGCGCGGGGCACAACGCACTGGGGGCGTGGTGGCTTCTCGCGGCGGGCGGTTTCGTCCAGCCAGGGAAAGATGGAGGGACGCGCACCACGTTTCAGCAGGAGATCGGCGACGAAGTCCTGCCGGTGGACGTCACCTACGACGCGGGCAAGGTGCAGCGCATCGTGATGAAGCACTCGGTCCCCGCCTTCGGTGCGACCCTGATCGAGACGCGGGCGCTGGCCGAGGCTCTGGGCATCGAGGATGACGACATCGATGTTCGGCGCCTCCCGCCGCAGGTCGTTTCCACGGGCGCGGGGCACTTCCTCGTTCCCCTGCGCGAGCGCCGCATCGTCGACCGCGTGCGTCCGGATTCGGAGAAGCTTCGCTCCGTGCTCCGCCAGGTCGGGGGCGAGGGCTGCTACGTCTTCGCGCTCGATCCCGTCGACTCGACCTCGACGGCGTACGCCCGCTTCTTCAACCCGACCGCGGGCATCGTCGAGGACTCCGCCACCGGAACCGCCGCCGGCCCCCTTGCCGCACAACTCGTGGCAAGGACCATCGTCGCCGACGGCTCCGTCGTGATCATCGAACAGGGCTACGCCATGGGCCGCCCCAGCAAGCTCGAAATCTCGGTCAAGGGCACCGACGTCCGCCTCGCCGGCCGCGGCGTCATCGCCGCCGAAGGCGTCCTGCATCTCTAG
- a CDS encoding sigma-70 family RNA polymerase sigma factor, whose translation MGKPSDRDLVERARLGDVAAFGQLVRRHQPRIHRLAVHMLREDSEAEDVAQETFVRAFHALARFDGRSEPYTWFYRIAVNLSLNALRSRRTSRVSGDSMDPRLEGVMTERRPSAMADPPGDAARKELYAALCEGIDTLSDTLRTTLILVCIDGRSHEDAAKILGAPEGTIAWRVHEARRKLREFMSARGFDLEGEVA comes from the coding sequence ATGGGAAAGCCTTCCGATCGAGATCTCGTCGAACGCGCCCGTCTGGGAGACGTGGCAGCATTCGGCCAGTTGGTGCGCCGCCATCAACCGCGCATCCACCGGCTTGCCGTCCATATGCTGCGTGAAGATTCCGAGGCGGAGGATGTCGCGCAGGAAACATTCGTGCGCGCGTTCCACGCCCTCGCACGCTTCGACGGCCGGAGTGAACCGTACACGTGGTTCTACCGCATCGCCGTCAACCTCTCGCTGAACGCCCTGCGCTCGCGCCGCACGTCGCGCGTGTCGGGCGACTCCATGGACCCGCGCCTCGAGGGCGTAATGACCGAGCGCCGCCCAAGCGCGATGGCCGATCCGCCGGGCGATGCTGCACGCAAAGAGCTGTACGCTGCGCTTTGCGAAGGCATCGACACCTTGAGCGATACGCTCCGTACGACGTTGATCCTCGTGTGCATCGATGGACGGTCGCATGAAGATGCGGCGAAGATCCTCGGCGCCCCCGAGGGCACCATCGCGTGGCGCGTGCACGAAGCCCGTCGCAAATTGCGCGAGTTCATGTCCGCGCGGGGCTTCGATCTCGAGGGAGAGGTGGCGTGA